Below is a genomic region from Thermoplasmatales archaeon.
AATTAAAAACTTAATGGAGATGTGAAAATGGGAGTTAAAGAAGATATTCGTGGACAAATTATAGGAGCATTAGCAGGAGCCGATTTCCCAATAAATTCACCAGAAGAACTAATGGCAGCGCTTCCAAACGGTCCAGATACTACTTGTAAATCTGGAGATGTAGAATTAAAAGCATCTGATGCTGGACAAGTACTTACTGCTGATGATTTTCCATTTAAAAGTGCT
It encodes:
- a CDS encoding MTH865 family protein: MGVKEDIRGQIIGALAGADFPINSPEELMAALPNGPDTTCKSGDVELKASDAGQVLTADDFPFKSAEEVADTIVNKAGL